In Myxococcus stipitatus, the following are encoded in one genomic region:
- a CDS encoding tetratricopeptide repeat protein — translation MRPLYIDLGPSAVQASFQQEMADPERPLADRMQALLSLAALNYSQGQFTEAAEKYKVLLGYYQQTENHSMQALVMQGIGDAFRRSGATEQALHWYECALVPAVASKAPVVLAIVVKCLGEVAFERKRYAEAERYFEGLDQIAARMLDPEGKARALEWLGLCQEKQGTLNKAVLNWEAAANLRTLTQRQPPRGHRRRDADLLLLGRPGSAHPGGTPGRRGDDVRL, via the coding sequence GTGCGCCCGCTCTACATCGACCTCGGCCCCAGCGCCGTTCAGGCCAGCTTTCAGCAAGAGATGGCGGATCCAGAGCGGCCCCTGGCGGATCGCATGCAGGCGCTGTTGTCATTGGCCGCCCTCAACTACTCACAGGGCCAGTTCACCGAGGCCGCCGAGAAGTACAAGGTGCTGCTGGGCTACTATCAGCAGACGGAGAACCACTCGATGCAGGCGCTGGTCATGCAAGGCATTGGGGACGCGTTCCGCCGCTCGGGGGCGACCGAACAAGCCTTGCACTGGTACGAGTGCGCGCTGGTCCCAGCGGTGGCCTCCAAGGCTCCCGTGGTCCTGGCCATCGTGGTGAAGTGTTTGGGCGAAGTCGCCTTTGAGCGCAAGCGCTACGCCGAGGCCGAGCGCTACTTCGAGGGCCTGGACCAGATTGCGGCGCGCATGCTGGATCCCGAAGGCAAGGCTCGGGCACTCGAATGGCTCGGCCTCTGCCAGGAGAAGCAAGGAACGCTGAACAAAGCAGTGTTGAACTGGGAGGCAGCGGCCAACCTGAGAACGCTCACCCAACGGCAACCTCCTCGCGGTCATCGACGGAGAGACGCAGACCTCCTACTTCTGGGACGCCCGGGATCAGCTCATCCGGGTGGAACACCCGGACGGAGGGGTGACGACGTACGGCTATGA
- a CDS encoding PAAR domain-containing protein: MSATPGSTSAHGARQADRPPAPVPPLIQPTGENVAVDSFASVVNRTTDPFRQAPPAHQGTVGAVNQVLGGVLGVINAPVELLNTGFALATAPLAALFPALPAATLTALHVGLPHPHAHPPSLIPPAPPIPLPSLGAVMLSGCVSVLINGLPAARAGDVGLAVTCGSFMPPLEIFTGSSKVFIGGSRAARMGDITKHCTPSAGGGAMSKMQKVMAVAGKVMAGAGMVAGALGVATAAMDSANSSAEAAAAAAADDANAAAASSAAAAGQAIGAGVAAAQLAADAAAMAMGMMVGKDPGLVPDFGAIVLGHPNVLIGGFPMPSWSDVADGLKKVVKGLRRGVRGGRKQGRLFCASCM; the protein is encoded by the coding sequence GTGAGCGCTACTCCAGGATCCACCTCGGCCCATGGCGCGCGTCAGGCGGACAGACCGCCCGCGCCGGTGCCTCCCCTCATCCAGCCCACGGGTGAGAACGTCGCGGTCGACTCGTTCGCCAGCGTCGTCAACCGGACGACAGACCCCTTCCGCCAGGCGCCTCCCGCGCACCAGGGCACGGTGGGCGCCGTCAATCAGGTGCTGGGTGGAGTGCTGGGGGTCATCAACGCGCCGGTGGAGCTGCTCAACACCGGCTTCGCCCTGGCGACGGCGCCGCTCGCCGCCCTCTTTCCCGCGCTGCCGGCCGCCACGCTCACCGCGCTGCATGTCGGGCTGCCGCATCCGCACGCCCATCCGCCGAGCCTCATTCCTCCGGCGCCTCCCATTCCGTTGCCCAGCCTGGGCGCGGTGATGCTCAGCGGCTGCGTGTCCGTGCTCATCAACGGGTTGCCCGCGGCGCGCGCGGGGGACGTGGGGCTGGCGGTGACGTGCGGCAGCTTCATGCCTCCGCTGGAGATCTTCACGGGCTCCAGCAAGGTCTTCATCGGCGGCTCCCGGGCCGCGCGCATGGGGGACATCACCAAACACTGCACCCCCTCGGCGGGGGGCGGGGCCATGTCGAAGATGCAGAAGGTGATGGCGGTGGCGGGCAAGGTGATGGCGGGCGCCGGCATGGTCGCGGGGGCGCTCGGCGTGGCGACAGCCGCCATGGACTCGGCGAACTCGAGCGCGGAGGCCGCAGCGGCCGCTGCCGCCGATGACGCCAATGCGGCGGCCGCCAGCTCCGCGGCCGCGGCGGGTCAGGCCATCGGAGCCGGAGTGGCCGCCGCGCAGCTCGCCGCGGATGCCGCGGCCATGGCCATGGGCATGATGGTGGGCAAGGACCCAGGGCTCGTCCCGGACTTTGGCGCCATCGTCTTGGGCCACCCGAACGTGCTCATCGGTGGATTCCCGATGCCTTCCTGGAGCGATGTCGCGGACGGGCTCAAGAAGGTCGTGAAGGGCCTGCGCCGCGGCGTCCGAGGCGGACGCAAACAGGGCCGGCTCTTCTGCGCGAGCTGCATGTAG